Within the Deltaproteobacteria bacterium genome, the region TATATTGTTAACTTCAAAATGGGTTCCTTAGTCACTCCTAAGATTCCCTCGGGCCGGAGAGTAAACAAGGTCTCCCACTCAAGACCGGAAGGAACGTCACAGCAGTGGACCTTTTCTACGGCTCTAGCGGCGGTCTGCCCTTTGACGGGAGAAGGGGTTTACCCGTGTTTCTGCTCTTTCTGGTGGGCGGGAGAAACTCAATAGGAGCGCAGGAGCTGACCATAGCCTTCGATTCTATCCTCGACACCGGCCAGACGGAGTGTGTCCCAAAACATGGCCTGATTACTCGCCACCACGGGCTTTCCCACTTTCTGCTCAAGGGCATCCACAATGTCGAGGGTCCGTAAGGCACCGCAACTCACAAAGATCGCTTCCGCATCGGGTCGGTCTAGACTCCTGGCGAATTCCATGATGAACCGCGGGGCAACACGGACCATGTCCGTATCCTTTAGGATGTTCATCCCCTGAATGTCGAGGATCTCAAACCCTCTGGCTTCGAGATAACGGCGTTCCAATACGTTGATTTCGTCCAGGTATGGCGTTCCCACGACAAGCCGCTTGGCCCCCAGGGTCCGGAGGGCCCGGATTACCCCCGTGACCAGGGTAGTCACCCGTGCCGAGGGAGCACCGCGGGAAAGCTCGGCCATTACGCGTTCCTCCCCGATTACTATGCTCCCGGAAGTGCAGGCGTAGCAGAGAACATCCATATTGCCGTCAGGAAGGATCCGGGCCGCCGCATCGGCAAGCTCTGCTCTTACTGCTCCCAGAGTTTCGACGGTGATCGCGTCCGGTATGCGGACCCTAGTGAAGTGGACGCCCACACCAGGGGGAGCCAAGTGGAACATATCCTCCTCAACGGTCTGTTCGGTGGCGAGAAGGACGAAACCGATCCTGGCACGCCAGTGGCGACCCCTGTCATACGCGATCTCCAACGCGGAAACTCCCTGTACCGGCATGGGCTTCTCCATGGCTTGAGATTCCTCCTTTCTCACGTGATCATACCCCTGGCAAGCACGGCAGCATCCGGTTTCTTCTCCTATTCGTGCCCACTCGCGCTTTCCGCCCAGTTCTCTCAAATGCCGGTAAAACCTTATCCCCAAGACCCGGCTTCCCCTGCAGATACCTTACAGTACTCGGAGATCCTTGGGATAGGGTGTGAGATATTCGAATCCACCCTCCGTCACAAGTATGGAATCCCCCACGCGGGCA harbors:
- a CDS encoding arylmalonate decarboxylase, whose protein sequence is MEKPMPVQGVSALEIAYDRGRHWRARIGFVLLATEQTVEEDMFHLAPPGVGVHFTRVRIPDAITVETLGAVRAELADAAARILPDGNMDVLCYACTSGSIVIGEERVMAELSRGAPSARVTTLVTGVIRALRTLGAKRLVVGTPYLDEINVLERRYLEARGFEILDIQGMNILKDTDMVRVAPRFIMEFARSLDRPDAEAIFVSCGALRTLDIVDALEQKVGKPVVASNQAMFWDTLRLAGVEDRIEGYGQLLRSY